Below is a genomic region from Belonocnema kinseyi isolate 2016_QV_RU_SX_M_011 chromosome 4, B_treatae_v1, whole genome shotgun sequence.
AAAGTATAGTCAATTCCGCTAAAAGTAGTTCCCAGTATTAACTTGTTTGGTGGTGCACCTTTCGTGATCCAGTATTTCACAATGTAAtcctgaaaacaaaatttattataaaaaatcattacatgAATTTAGAATTTATCTAGAAACTGGGTCACAAGCTATcttagtttttataaataattatcgttttcccttaataataaatgttaaaactGGTGGTAGTTTCCTTTTTATAAATGTTAATACTTATTTCATATCTTTTTAGGTGCAGTTGTATTAATTATAACGATTGAAAGGTGCAATCATATAAGATTCTGAGATTTTGAGCCATAAGAATTTTCTTATTATGGACAGGGAAAAGAGGCTCACATTATTCTATTAGAagctcggactctgatcggaaattATGTTCTTTTTGCCTCATTTTTGACTTTTCGTAACTAATAAAATATCGCAAgttaattttataatagaaatcGTTTACGAAATCAGTTGTTCATTCCAAGATATGAAAAAGcacatcattttttatgaaaatagcgtatcttaattatttaaaattgttttcgataTAAGATTTCTTTGGGCTAAcagtttttcttgattttcttagTTCGATTAAAattggacttatgtatctttttagtttttctgCAGCATTTTTAGGTATAGGAAAATAATTGTAGGAAAAGAGGCgttcttcttaaaattttccccattttcttaaaaaaaattgaagaaaaagaatcCAAATGTCAAATAAAATACGAATATCACAAAAACCtacgctttaaaaaaaaaatatcgctTTGAGATAgagttttttaggtttttttccaATGTGCAGGTTATTTTTTAAcgcatgaataataaaaaaagaattcaaataattaaacggCGTGATATTcgtcttcttttattttcaacacagaaTGATATATCTAAGTACTTAACTATTCTGACACATTTAGCTgaatatttgaaatcaatttaaaatatataacgaTTTCAGATTATCTACCTGAACATTTACAtatctaaaaatattatcttatttttttaaagaacaatataaaaaatattatttatgataaaggcTTCTAAGCAATTTTAGATGTAAGTAATTCAAAtctatgttttttataataattgcaaACTCTAAGgttcaatgaagaaaatattcaaattgttttttcgaaatcatttaaaatgcaactatttggcgatcgaatatgtaaaatttaaagaattcaatttttttaaatacatataatcTGATTTAATCTGAATAAACAGAAGGATTTTAAGTCGCAGATATTCGCGGCGAACGAtatcaattttatgaattaaatgagaaaataaacaaatctttatttgtaacaattaaaaattttttgaaaatttttaatgctttgaaaATGACTAATTATAATGCTCCTGTTTTCTCTTACTGCTTACTGTGCCCtaggctaatttaaaaaaatttgaataaaagtacTCACAACATTCAATTTCCGTTCTTCCGCATTTTCTTTTGATGAATGATATAGTGGAGCAATATGACCAGCTTTCGGTCTTTTCGCAGTAACATCAGGATTTCCATGGAAATCAAATGCTTTCAAGATTATGAAGCTGACATACTTTGATATTTCTTTAATATCATATTTGTTGGCAGTCGATTCGTAACCATCAACCGATAAAGCTAAAATTAAACCGTGTTTGTCGAAATTTTCTTTGAGCGCCTTCAATAGTAAAACGAAATTCTGCTTATCGGAAGCAACTGCATTATTTTCAGCTAGATATTGCGATTTAAGTTCGATAccattcaatttatatttttgcagaaaGGCTACAATATTATCAACAAGTTTTCCTCGCATCTTGGGATCAAACAATATTCTATAAGACGACAAAAATCAAtatgtttagtttttattattctacaggcaactttttatcaattttaataacaTAGAATCCTATTTTCaatcttggatgaaaatttgaaacttacttatttttaatttttttaccattatcATCCCACCCGTATTCCACTATGGTGGTTAACGTTTTGAAGCGTTTGTTTCTTTTACTAAGTTTACTAATCCTTTCATATCCACCACCCTCTCCTTCATCTGTATATGCATCATCCAATTCTATAGAAGcgttttttttaagtgaaaccgAACTGTAAAATAAGTGAGTGCAAATATGCACATCAATCATCTCTATGTTTAGTGTTGGATCTACTTGCTCATTTTCGTTGTTAATATAGTAACAACCAacaatttctgtaaattaaacataaaaaaaactatttaaaaaattcaaagattctcttttttagatatttttatcaTAAGATGCCATTCAAGAAATACGTTGCAATCATTTACTTTCGCGAGGAGGGGTAACatattttttcttgtgaaaagaaaaatgtgtgtttttatttataattaaagcatCCAAATTCAGACTTCGCACTTGATGCCCCTCTTTAAAAAGTTCCTCATTTTGGCTACTTTCTCATAACTttatataaatgtaataattggTCCCAAACTGAtactttctatttgaaaattcaataattgaatttttcctcaATAATTCATCCTTGTTTGGTAGCCTATTTAGATACTTATTAGAAGgttaaattactttctttaacGTTAATTTCATTGCCCAaatatttaactatcttgttaaaaacttgtttctgttgctagaacaaaaaattttttaacttagaattgaacaatttcatcATCTGTTgaatattaatagtttttagttaaaaattgaaaactttgttaaaaaatgtaggtGTTTTGCTTAAAGTTCATATTTCTTAAAGGGAGTTATTATTATTGAATGTAAATTAAACCTAGTGGTTGAAAGTCAAACAAagttagataaaaattcacattattagtagaaaatcaatgtctctgattgaaaatctaactttgtcatcaaaaattgttttttgttgttattgaaagtcaactttttcaac
It encodes:
- the LOC117170812 gene encoding acidic mammalian chitinase-like, which translates into the protein MYKFILFLGICLAFASGSKPPEKSPAKHPARLPVADNKCQKIVGCYYINNENEQVDPTLNIEMIDVHICTHLFYSSVSLKKNASIELDDAYTDEGEGGGYERISKLSKRNKRFKTLTTIVEYGILFDPKMRGKLVDNIVAFLQKYKLNGIELKSQYLAENNAVASDKQNFVLLLKALKENFDKHGLILALSVDGYESTANKYDIKEISKYVSFIILKAFDFHGNPDVTAKRPKAGHIAPLYHSSKENAEERKLNVDYIVKYWITKGAPPNKLILGTTFSGIDYTLVNPKIVGRDAPVVVDPKYSIPPTSYYYTCPWEKNRVWTTLWDKEQQVPYISKRKEMIAYENVASIKLKAEYAKRMQLGGVFADSIEEDDFSGHCGGEKFTLLKTMSRVLRDKC